A region from the Simiduia sp. 21SJ11W-1 genome encodes:
- the uxaC gene encoding glucuronate isomerase, translated as MALLHEDRLFPADSTTRTIARELYQQVKALPIISPHGHTDPRWFADNEHFTNPAELLIQPDHYVFRMLYSQGVPLKSLGIGASADPEAVWKIFAHHYHLFRGTPSRLWLDYVFQHVFEIDEPLSDQSASRYYQKIQDQLTTEAFRPRALFERFNIEVLATTEGTLDPLTHHKKIIDSDWQGRVITTFRPDDLLDPEQPAFVDNLHALGQLTGEDTTQYQGYLQALRQRRQHFIAHGATATDHGHATATTADLSARECESLFQRAQKNALSAQEADLFRGQMLTEMAAMSLDDGLVMQLHPGCYRNHNNPLFMSHGRDKGADIPLQTEYVHALRPLLNKYGNDPKFSMIVFTLDETSYSRELAPLAGHYPALKVGPAWWFHDSPEGMRRYREQVTETAGFYNTAGFNDDTRAFLSIPARHDLARRMDCAFLAQLVAEHRLSDSEACELAQALTYSLAKSAYKL; from the coding sequence GTGGCCCTATTGCATGAAGACAGGCTGTTTCCCGCAGATTCAACTACCCGCACCATAGCCCGCGAGCTATACCAGCAAGTAAAAGCACTGCCCATTATCAGCCCCCATGGCCATACGGATCCGCGCTGGTTTGCCGACAATGAACACTTTACCAACCCTGCAGAACTCCTGATTCAGCCGGATCACTATGTGTTTCGCATGCTATATAGCCAGGGTGTGCCACTCAAGTCACTCGGCATTGGCGCCAGCGCCGATCCGGAAGCTGTGTGGAAGATTTTCGCGCACCACTATCATCTTTTTCGCGGCACCCCTTCGCGGCTTTGGCTCGACTATGTTTTTCAGCACGTCTTTGAAATAGATGAACCCTTAAGCGATCAATCAGCTTCGCGCTACTACCAGAAAATTCAAGACCAGCTAACCACAGAGGCATTCAGGCCACGAGCACTGTTTGAGCGCTTTAACATTGAAGTACTGGCCACTACCGAAGGCACACTTGACCCTTTAACGCATCACAAAAAAATAATCGATAGCGACTGGCAAGGGCGGGTAATCACCACCTTCAGGCCAGACGATTTGCTAGACCCAGAACAACCTGCGTTTGTTGACAATTTGCATGCCCTAGGCCAGCTAACCGGCGAAGATACCACCCAATATCAGGGCTATCTTCAAGCGCTGCGCCAGCGCAGACAACACTTTATTGCCCATGGCGCCACGGCCACAGACCATGGCCATGCCACGGCCACCACCGCGGATTTATCTGCGCGCGAGTGTGAATCCCTGTTTCAGCGCGCCCAGAAAAATGCATTAAGCGCACAAGAGGCAGACCTGTTTCGCGGCCAGATGCTAACGGAAATGGCCGCAATGAGCCTTGATGATGGCCTAGTGATGCAGCTACACCCTGGCTGCTATAGAAACCATAACAATCCACTATTTATGAGCCACGGCCGCGATAAAGGCGCCGACATTCCGCTGCAAACGGAATATGTTCATGCTTTGCGCCCACTGCTGAATAAGTACGGCAATGACCCCAAGTTTTCCATGATCGTATTTACGCTGGACGAAACCAGTTACAGCCGTGAACTGGCACCTTTGGCGGGCCACTATCCCGCCTTGAAAGTCGGGCCGGCCTGGTGGTTTCACGATAGCCCCGAGGGCATGCGACGCTATCGGGAGCAGGTAACGGAAACTGCAGGCTTTTACAACACCGCAGGTTTTAACGACGACACGCGTGCATTCCTGTCAATCCCGGCGCGGCACGATCTGGCTCGCCGCATGGATTGCGCCTTCCTCGCGCAACTGGTTGCAGAACACAGGCTCAGTGACAGCGAAGCCTGCGAGCTGGCCCAGGCCCTTACCTACTCACTTGCAAAAAGTGCTTACAAGCTCTGA
- the uxuA gene encoding mannonate dehydratase has protein sequence MQETWRWFGPEDGISLRHIAQAGATGIVSALHEIPAGEVWPQAAIEARRALIEAEGLEWSVIESIPVHNNIKARTGDFERMIDNYCQSIRNAAAAGVTTVCYNFMPVVDWTRTNLTYTLPNKSQALRFEMTDFAAYDVYVLERPNAAKSYDEQVLAKAKARLQGMGREEIALLERNIIAGLPGGEGSHDRAGIQQTLQQFIDLGNEGFRANLFAFLERIIPVAESVGVKMCIHPDDPPFSLFGLPRVVSTAEDVRAILNAVPSPANGITLCAGSYGARCDNDLVAMAKEFGPRIYFVHLRNVVREADGSFYESDHLTGDNDMVGLINALLTEEQRRHAANEPESRIPMRPDHGHTLADEIGVPGVRPGYSYLGRLKGLAELRGVIHTLAYQLRER, from the coding sequence ATGCAAGAGACATGGCGCTGGTTTGGTCCTGAGGATGGCATTTCGCTGCGGCACATTGCCCAAGCCGGCGCCACGGGAATTGTCAGTGCACTTCACGAAATACCCGCAGGGGAAGTTTGGCCACAAGCCGCCATTGAAGCGCGGCGCGCATTAATAGAAGCAGAAGGGCTTGAATGGTCTGTCATCGAGTCAATCCCGGTGCACAACAATATCAAGGCCCGCACCGGCGATTTTGAGCGGATGATCGACAACTACTGCCAGTCGATTCGCAACGCTGCGGCAGCTGGCGTCACCACTGTTTGCTACAACTTCATGCCAGTAGTGGATTGGACCCGCACCAACCTGACCTACACCCTACCGAACAAGAGCCAAGCATTGCGCTTTGAAATGACAGACTTCGCCGCTTACGATGTCTACGTACTGGAGCGCCCGAACGCCGCAAAAAGTTACGATGAACAAGTGCTGGCCAAGGCCAAGGCGCGACTGCAAGGCATGGGTCGCGAGGAAATCGCACTGCTCGAGCGCAATATTATCGCGGGGCTGCCTGGCGGCGAAGGCTCACACGATCGCGCCGGCATCCAGCAAACGCTGCAACAGTTTATAGACCTAGGCAACGAAGGATTCAGAGCGAACCTGTTTGCCTTTTTAGAACGTATTATCCCGGTGGCTGAATCGGTGGGCGTTAAGATGTGCATCCACCCGGATGACCCGCCATTTTCGCTGTTTGGGCTCCCCAGGGTGGTATCCACCGCGGAGGATGTACGCGCTATCTTGAACGCAGTGCCTAGCCCCGCCAACGGCATTACATTATGCGCAGGCTCCTACGGCGCGAGATGCGATAATGACCTGGTGGCCATGGCCAAGGAATTTGGCCCGCGCATTTATTTTGTGCACCTGCGCAACGTAGTGCGGGAGGCAGACGGTTCATTTTATGAATCTGACCATCTTACCGGCGATAATGACATGGTGGGCCTGATTAATGCGCTGCTCACCGAAGAACAACGACGCCATGCAGCCAATGAGCCCGAATCGCGCATTCCTATGCGCCCGGATCATGGCCACACACTGGCAGACGAGATTGGTGTGCCCGGCGTAAGGCCCGGCTACTCTTATCTTGGTAGGCTAAAGGGGCTGGCAGAGTTGCGTGGCGTGATTCACACCCTCGCATACCAACTGCGCGAGCGCTAA
- the kduI gene encoding 5-dehydro-4-deoxy-D-glucuronate isomerase translates to MNFLHTADQVRYQRMTNAELKDAFVIDQLFKSGELQLTYTDVDRAVVGSAVPTANTLALPTHKELASEYFCQRRELGIINIGGDGTVIVDGERFTMSKLDSLYVARGAKSVEFESTNSALPAQFYFVSYPAHRQTQHCHVPQEKANQIALGDTNSSNKRVIYQSICPGIVDSCQLVMGITQLSDGSVWNTKPPHTHRRRTEVYMYFDLPETERVFHFMGSPQETRALPLAAGTAIASPSWSIHSGAGSCSYSFIWAMGGENQEFDDMDHLTMADIG, encoded by the coding sequence ATGAATTTTTTACATACAGCAGATCAGGTTCGCTACCAACGCATGACCAATGCGGAACTCAAAGACGCGTTTGTTATAGATCAACTGTTTAAATCAGGCGAGCTCCAGCTTACCTATACCGATGTGGATCGCGCGGTTGTAGGCTCTGCAGTGCCCACCGCTAACACATTAGCTCTGCCCACCCACAAAGAGCTGGCCAGCGAATATTTTTGCCAGCGGCGCGAGCTGGGCATTATTAATATAGGTGGCGATGGCACCGTGATCGTTGATGGCGAGCGCTTCACCATGAGTAAGCTAGACAGCCTCTACGTGGCAAGAGGTGCAAAAAGCGTTGAGTTTGAAAGCACCAATTCAGCATTACCCGCGCAATTTTATTTCGTCAGTTATCCTGCACATCGCCAAACACAGCACTGCCATGTACCGCAGGAAAAGGCCAACCAGATAGCCCTGGGCGATACCAATAGCAGCAACAAGCGGGTTATCTACCAATCCATTTGCCCGGGTATTGTAGACAGCTGCCAACTGGTTATGGGAATTACACAATTAAGCGACGGCAGCGTTTGGAACACCAAACCGCCACACACCCACCGCCGCCGCACTGAGGTGTACATGTATTTCGATTTGCCCGAAACAGAGCGCGTGTTTCATTTTATGGGCAGCCCACAGGAGACACGGGCGCTGCCTCTGGCTGCAGGCACGGCCATCGCCTCGCCCAGCTGGTCTATTCATTCCGGCGCCGGCAGCTGCAGCTATAGCTTTATTTGGGCGATGGGCGGTGAAAACCAGGAATTCGACGATATGGACCACCTGACAATGGCCGATATTGGATAA
- a CDS encoding DUF4861 family protein, whose protein sequence is MSAFLRLKILTAGAVFALAHQAIAAPDSVTLEAHNPLDRERVQALVCIDAAQLPQAATQAFVTDGNRHYSLTPFNCGADLNFTDAAFLADFKSNETKQFNLTWHANAQPAKTENTHTLAELALRVNAITDAEGRLQGGSYVPTTKLTLPANHTVGDRLLKYEGIGWESSKIGYRLYFDHRATIDIFGKQTPALVLPGVGQDGTDYHTLADWGMDVLKVGSSLGIGGPASWHKQYGLHGVNQFAGAHAEIFNSPLGSGALVDYNQWQSAGPSTNLQVQYWILPEQALTRVTTRTDAALPHWATGIVNHKVEELHARPITGWGYLATWGKQSLADDNLGMAVFFPVQALSDLQQNETNHLAILKGGPNTQYYFGASWRDEEVTDKRSFVRWLKRQQQELNHPITTKIINRK, encoded by the coding sequence ATGAGCGCTTTTTTACGTTTAAAAATACTTACAGCTGGCGCAGTGTTTGCGCTTGCACACCAGGCAATTGCCGCGCCCGATTCAGTGACTCTTGAGGCGCACAACCCGCTTGATCGAGAGCGAGTGCAAGCGCTGGTATGCATTGATGCAGCACAATTACCGCAGGCCGCCACCCAAGCCTTTGTTACCGACGGCAATCGCCACTATAGCCTTACACCGTTTAATTGCGGCGCTGACCTCAATTTCACTGATGCGGCATTTCTTGCTGATTTCAAAAGCAATGAAACAAAGCAATTTAATCTCACCTGGCATGCAAACGCGCAACCTGCAAAAACTGAAAATACCCACACGCTTGCGGAACTTGCGCTGCGTGTAAATGCCATTACGGATGCAGAGGGTCGCTTGCAAGGGGGCAGCTATGTGCCCACAACCAAACTGACACTGCCCGCTAACCATACCGTGGGCGACCGCCTGCTCAAGTATGAGGGCATCGGTTGGGAATCGTCCAAAATTGGCTACCGCCTGTATTTTGATCACCGCGCCACCATCGATATTTTTGGCAAACAAACCCCTGCACTGGTGTTGCCGGGTGTTGGGCAAGACGGTACCGACTATCACACCCTGGCAGATTGGGGCATGGACGTTTTGAAAGTTGGCAGCTCACTCGGCATTGGCGGGCCCGCCAGCTGGCACAAGCAATATGGCCTACACGGTGTCAATCAATTCGCAGGCGCGCACGCTGAAATATTTAACAGCCCTTTAGGCTCAGGCGCCTTGGTTGACTACAACCAATGGCAATCTGCCGGGCCTAGCACTAACTTGCAAGTGCAATACTGGATACTGCCCGAACAGGCCTTAACCCGCGTCACTACCCGCACCGATGCAGCGCTGCCCCATTGGGCCACTGGCATTGTTAACCATAAAGTAGAAGAACTTCACGCGCGCCCAATAACGGGCTGGGGCTACCTGGCAACCTGGGGCAAGCAAAGCCTGGCGGATGACAACCTGGGCATGGCAGTGTTTTTTCCTGTTCAAGCACTCAGTGATCTACAACAAAACGAGACAAATCACCTTGCCATACTCAAAGGTGGCCCGAACACACAATACTATTTTGGTGCAAGCTGGCGAGACGAGGAAGTAACAGACAAGCGCAGTTTTGTGCGCTGGCTCAAGCGTCAACAGCAAGAACTTAACCACCCGATTACTACAAAAATCATCAACCGCAAGTAA
- a CDS encoding glycoside hydrolase family 105 protein — MTMHSKAAIGCLLTGLLVGLGGCGGSDSAPVAKAAPEQAVSAKANRALAVNPLWPVVVPYQKPGTEAADFNDALTKGAITQVANQVADWQLAQYDLRSNKMRAEGRPSGIPQGWMYATWQIGLLAWADASEQVAYEQAVINASAVNQWLLGPRIYHADDHAMGAVYLSLYERRAAPERVAHVKQTLDQVLAAPLSIDLTFNDDDKVTHTLAKRDFIDPACTDRWCWADAIFMAPPVWAQYARISGDNRYLEFMDREFWATTDFLYRADEKLYLRDSRYFERKDSKGRLIYWGRGNGWVLAGIARVLKELPEDFAGREKYLKLYREMSERLVDLQQADGSWPSSLLEIEQQSPPESSGTGLLVYGLAWGVNQGLLKDEKYQQAVTKGWQSLVASVHGDGKLGWVQQVAFAPGSATENDTQLYGTGALLLAASEVIKQAE; from the coding sequence ATGACAATGCATTCGAAGGCGGCCATCGGTTGCCTGTTAACAGGTTTGCTGGTTGGTCTTGGTGGCTGTGGCGGTTCAGATTCGGCACCGGTGGCAAAAGCTGCACCCGAGCAAGCTGTGTCGGCTAAGGCGAATAGGGCGCTGGCAGTAAATCCGTTGTGGCCGGTGGTTGTACCCTATCAAAAGCCCGGCACAGAGGCGGCAGATTTTAATGATGCATTGACCAAAGGCGCCATCACCCAAGTGGCCAACCAGGTGGCCGATTGGCAGCTGGCCCAATACGATTTACGCAGTAATAAAATGCGAGCGGAGGGGCGGCCAAGCGGTATTCCCCAAGGTTGGATGTATGCCACATGGCAAATTGGATTGCTGGCGTGGGCAGATGCCAGTGAGCAGGTTGCCTATGAGCAGGCAGTAATCAATGCATCGGCTGTTAATCAATGGCTGCTGGGGCCGCGTATCTATCATGCCGACGACCACGCCATGGGCGCTGTGTATCTGAGTTTGTATGAGCGCCGTGCTGCGCCCGAGCGCGTGGCTCATGTAAAACAAACTCTCGATCAAGTGTTGGCCGCCCCCTTATCCATCGATCTCACCTTCAATGACGACGATAAAGTCACCCACACTCTGGCCAAGCGCGATTTTATTGATCCCGCCTGCACTGATCGCTGGTGCTGGGCCGATGCCATTTTTATGGCTCCGCCCGTATGGGCGCAATATGCCCGCATTAGTGGCGATAATCGCTACCTGGAATTTATGGATAGAGAGTTTTGGGCAACCACCGATTTTCTCTATCGCGCGGATGAAAAGCTGTACTTGCGCGATAGCCGATATTTTGAGCGCAAAGATTCCAAAGGCCGTTTGATTTACTGGGGGCGCGGTAATGGCTGGGTTTTGGCCGGCATCGCCCGAGTGCTAAAAGAATTGCCTGAAGATTTTGCGGGACGCGAAAAATATTTAAAGCTGTATCGCGAAATGTCTGAGCGCCTGGTAGACCTGCAGCAAGCCGATGGTTCATGGCCGTCCTCTCTGTTGGAAATTGAACAGCAGTCACCACCGGAATCATCGGGCACGGGCCTGTTGGTGTATGGCCTGGCCTGGGGTGTGAATCAGGGGCTATTGAAGGACGAGAAATACCAGCAGGCAGTCACCAAAGGTTGGCAGTCGCTAGTGGCCAGTGTGCACGGCGATGGCAAGCTTGGTTGGGTTCAGCAGGTGGCGTTTGCCCCGGGCTCTGCAACAGAAAACGATACGCAGCTCTACGGCACGGGCGCACTGCTACTGGCTGCCTCTGAAGTTATCAAGCAGGCTGAGTAA
- the kduD gene encoding 2-dehydro-3-deoxy-D-gluconate 5-dehydrogenase KduD, with product MQDYLARQFGLANKVALVTGASRGLGQAMAFALGRAGAQVIAVGSSIQSVENTVSQMNAEGLSALGMGCDQSKPQEIVALFDRLRKEIGRLDILVNNAGTIRRAPAAEFSDEDWQAVMETNINGVFRMCRAAGQMMLTQGQGKIINIASLLSFSGGITVPAYAASKGAVAQLTKALANEWAHNNLQVNAIAPGYFATDNTENLRKDPERNASISARIPAGRWGEPEDLAGAAVFLASRASDYMNGHIMLVDGGWMAR from the coding sequence ATGCAAGACTATTTAGCTCGTCAATTTGGCCTTGCCAACAAGGTTGCACTGGTTACGGGTGCAAGCCGTGGCCTGGGCCAGGCAATGGCCTTTGCCCTGGGGCGTGCGGGTGCACAGGTAATCGCCGTGGGCTCGTCAATCCAAAGCGTTGAAAATACAGTTAGCCAAATGAATGCCGAGGGTTTGTCGGCACTGGGTATGGGGTGTGATCAGTCTAAGCCTCAGGAGATTGTGGCGCTATTTGACAGGCTGCGTAAAGAAATCGGGCGCCTGGATATATTGGTAAACAATGCCGGCACCATCCGGCGCGCGCCGGCGGCGGAATTTTCCGATGAAGATTGGCAGGCCGTGATGGAAACCAATATCAACGGTGTGTTTCGCATGTGCCGCGCTGCAGGCCAGATGATGTTGACCCAAGGGCAGGGCAAGATAATTAACATTGCATCGCTGCTGAGTTTTTCCGGTGGCATTACCGTGCCGGCCTATGCCGCCAGCAAAGGCGCAGTGGCCCAGCTCACCAAGGCGCTGGCCAACGAATGGGCGCACAACAACCTGCAAGTTAATGCCATTGCGCCGGGATACTTCGCCACCGATAACACCGAAAATCTGCGCAAAGATCCGGAGCGTAACGCCAGTATCAGCGCCCGCATTCCTGCCGGTCGCTGGGGTGAGCCAGAAGATCTTGCGGGCGCCGCTGTGTTTTTGGCGTCCCGTGCGTCTGATTACATGAATGGCCATATCATGCTTGTTGATGGCGGCTGGATGGCGCGCTGA
- a CDS encoding alginate lyase family protein — protein sequence MNFPQKLLASLALGCMAFGSAQATELVAADSKQLALQPSHALPEAPLRLHARDLASIKAAWQARHQPHAAAVDQLLDEAEKLLAELPPSVVGSDPGVDKESPNDYVSLAPYWWPNPDTADGLPWVKHDGRRNPWVDDPRSSKAAWNRFANSVEVLALAGYYTDDARFGNKAVDYMRTWMIAPATRMNPHLKFAQSVPGVAKGRSFGIIDFVLLPRVLDALRLVSAQGLLDTNARAQADLWLAELLDWLQQSPLGITERDAHNNHGTFYDVQVLALQLHLGRMQEARATYKRSQARLLNHIAADGGQPHELHRTRPFGYSVYNLRAFFTIADLARHLQADFWQWPDDNAALARALNYIVARAERDNWGGDEEPLLKRYRLTSLLLMAYREDQPVLAAGAKLSSALALSCLARFPAPAAEVNPANWDAAAGCFY from the coding sequence ATGAACTTCCCCCAAAAACTACTGGCAAGCCTTGCGCTTGGCTGTATGGCTTTTGGTAGTGCACAGGCTACGGAGCTGGTTGCAGCTGACAGCAAGCAATTGGCTCTGCAGCCGTCGCACGCATTACCTGAGGCCCCCTTGCGGTTGCACGCCCGTGATTTGGCATCCATCAAGGCTGCGTGGCAAGCGCGCCATCAACCACACGCCGCTGCGGTAGATCAACTGCTTGATGAGGCTGAGAAATTGCTCGCCGAGCTGCCGCCCAGTGTTGTGGGTAGTGACCCGGGTGTCGATAAAGAAAGCCCGAACGATTACGTAAGTTTGGCGCCCTATTGGTGGCCAAACCCCGATACAGCAGACGGCCTGCCGTGGGTAAAACACGACGGCAGGCGCAACCCATGGGTGGATGATCCACGCTCGTCGAAAGCTGCATGGAATCGCTTTGCCAATAGCGTTGAAGTGTTGGCGCTGGCAGGTTACTACACCGATGATGCCCGCTTTGGTAACAAGGCGGTGGATTATATGCGCACCTGGATGATTGCACCGGCCACCCGTATGAATCCGCATCTGAAATTTGCGCAGTCGGTACCCGGGGTGGCCAAAGGGCGGAGTTTTGGCATTATCGACTTTGTGTTGTTGCCGCGCGTGCTGGATGCGCTGCGGTTGGTGTCTGCCCAGGGCCTGTTGGATACCAATGCCCGCGCACAGGCTGATTTGTGGCTGGCCGAATTGCTGGATTGGCTGCAACAGAGCCCGCTCGGCATAACTGAACGGGATGCGCATAATAACCACGGCACCTTTTACGATGTGCAGGTGCTGGCGTTGCAATTGCATTTGGGGCGTATGCAGGAGGCCAGGGCAACCTATAAACGGAGCCAGGCGCGGCTATTGAATCATATAGCAGCAGACGGCGGCCAACCCCATGAACTGCATCGCACCCGTCCATTTGGATATTCCGTTTACAACTTGCGCGCGTTTTTTACCATTGCAGATCTCGCTCGCCATTTGCAGGCAGATTTTTGGCAGTGGCCGGACGACAACGCAGCTTTGGCCCGAGCATTGAATTATATCGTTGCGCGTGCAGAGCGCGATAACTGGGGCGGTGATGAAGAACCACTACTGAAACGCTATCGCCTGACATCGCTTCTGTTAATGGCTTATCGCGAGGATCAGCCGGTATTGGCCGCCGGGGCTAAGCTGAGTTCAGCGCTTGCGTTAAGCTGCCTTGCCAGATTCCCAGCACCTGCAGCGGAAGTTAACCCGGCCAACTGGGACGCTGCGGCAGGCTGCTTTTATTAG
- a CDS encoding glycoside hydrolase family 2 TIM barrel-domain containing protein encodes MKGKMHHLRNRLASLLVKVIDFCSPRLTRCVVVVGLISLCACLAEPTVGRNHASAGTGPVEISVAWGERTNFNDHWRYAHANAPSPNAKALATVTQWQPVTLPHTWNATDTVDPTPGYRRATGWYQKTFTVSEAGHYRLHFEAANMETQIYLNGHMIGEHVGGYVGFKQSLNKHLKVGEPNTLLVSVSNRYNPDVIPSQKADFFIHGGLTRDVWLERLPDYFIERALITTPVVSKAEAHTHVAVQLAGKVQPADLLVTLKNAEGEALVSEQVLLPAGGREANIQLPVIESPQLWSPASPYLYTLSVTLLDADGVAVHSQSHPVGFRWFEMRDGEGFFLNGERLLLRGTHRHEEHAGVGAAMSNAQHRADMAQMKALGVNFVRLAHYPQDPEVYRAADELGLILWDELPWCRGGKGGALWEQNTERLLEAQILQNYNHPSIMFWSLGNEIYWESDFPGGGEDSIILPYLEKLHSKAKKLDPHRYTAIRKYYPGAQTVDVFSPSIWAGWYGGAYGQYQAAISKAMKDYPRFLHMEYGASSHRGRHTEQPYTEAGMPNEQLSVAEAMNQAGVTSIARDSDWNETYAANLFDWHLSVSESQQGFGGNAQWAFKDFGTPLRPENPLPYVNQKGLVDRQGRPKDAYYVFASYWSESPFCYIASHTWPVRYGPPEGREVKVYCNTHSAELTLNGKTLGKKQRTYGQYPAHGLVWQVPFNEGENQLQVAGFSREGERLAADSLQVKYHIGVPGKLERVVLTALDLGEGNWQIDAEALDEKGRRVVTFSDRAYFSVLNGDATLWADQGTYDGASIIEMANGVASIKVRAGRLPSTIELRTQDVKGVFVQLPPQAAR; translated from the coding sequence ATGAAAGGCAAAATGCACCACTTGCGCAATCGTCTGGCGAGTTTGCTGGTAAAGGTGATTGATTTCTGCAGCCCGCGCCTAACCCGTTGCGTGGTTGTTGTTGGATTGATCAGCCTGTGTGCCTGCTTGGCGGAGCCCACAGTTGGCCGCAACCACGCATCCGCTGGCACCGGCCCGGTTGAAATTTCAGTGGCTTGGGGCGAGCGCACAAATTTCAATGATCACTGGCGCTATGCCCATGCCAATGCCCCCTCGCCCAATGCAAAAGCGCTGGCCACTGTTACACAGTGGCAGCCAGTGACCTTGCCGCACACATGGAATGCCACAGATACCGTGGATCCCACTCCCGGGTATCGAAGGGCTACTGGCTGGTATCAAAAAACTTTCACGGTATCGGAAGCGGGGCATTATCGCCTGCATTTCGAAGCGGCAAACATGGAAACCCAGATCTACCTTAACGGGCACATGATAGGCGAGCATGTGGGCGGTTATGTGGGGTTTAAGCAATCTTTGAACAAGCACCTAAAAGTAGGCGAGCCCAATACGCTACTGGTGAGTGTAAGCAACCGCTATAACCCCGATGTGATCCCATCGCAAAAGGCAGATTTTTTTATTCATGGCGGCCTTACCCGCGATGTCTGGTTGGAGCGCCTGCCCGATTATTTTATTGAACGCGCCCTAATCACAACACCTGTGGTTAGCAAAGCCGAAGCACACACCCATGTGGCTGTGCAGCTTGCGGGCAAAGTACAGCCGGCAGACCTGCTGGTAACACTGAAAAACGCTGAAGGCGAAGCCCTGGTGAGTGAGCAGGTTTTGCTGCCGGCGGGCGGGCGTGAGGCCAATATTCAACTGCCTGTTATTGAATCGCCACAGCTCTGGTCTCCAGCTTCCCCGTATCTATACACGCTGTCTGTCACCCTGTTGGATGCAGACGGTGTTGCAGTGCACTCGCAAAGTCACCCTGTGGGTTTTCGTTGGTTCGAGATGCGCGATGGTGAGGGTTTTTTCCTGAATGGCGAGCGACTGCTGTTGCGCGGCACCCATCGGCATGAGGAACATGCCGGCGTGGGTGCGGCTATGAGCAACGCACAACACCGCGCCGATATGGCCCAAATGAAAGCGCTGGGTGTTAACTTTGTAAGGTTGGCACACTACCCGCAAGATCCGGAGGTGTATCGCGCAGCCGATGAATTGGGCCTGATTTTATGGGATGAATTACCCTGGTGCCGGGGTGGTAAAGGTGGTGCTTTATGGGAGCAAAATACCGAGCGCTTACTTGAGGCGCAAATACTGCAAAACTATAACCACCCAAGCATTATGTTTTGGTCTCTTGGGAATGAAATCTACTGGGAAAGTGATTTTCCCGGTGGTGGTGAAGACAGCATTATTCTCCCGTACCTGGAAAAACTTCACAGCAAAGCCAAAAAGTTAGACCCGCACAGGTACACGGCGATTCGCAAATACTACCCGGGCGCACAAACTGTGGATGTGTTTTCGCCATCCATTTGGGCTGGTTGGTATGGCGGAGCTTATGGCCAGTACCAAGCGGCCATTAGCAAGGCGATGAAAGACTACCCGCGGTTCTTACATATGGAGTACGGCGCTTCAAGTCACCGCGGGCGGCATACAGAGCAGCCCTACACTGAAGCCGGAATGCCAAATGAACAACTTTCTGTAGCGGAGGCCATGAATCAGGCTGGCGTCACTAGCATTGCACGCGACAGTGACTGGAACGAAACCTATGCGGCCAATTTATTTGACTGGCACTTGAGTGTAAGTGAATCCCAGCAAGGTTTCGGCGGTAATGCGCAGTGGGCATTCAAGGATTTTGGCACCCCATTGCGGCCTGAAAATCCGCTGCCCTACGTCAACCAAAAGGGCTTGGTAGACAGGCAAGGGCGGCCGAAAGATGCCTACTATGTATTTGCAAGCTATTGGTCGGAGTCGCCGTTTTGTTACATTGCGTCGCACACCTGGCCGGTGCGATACGGTCCGCCCGAGGGGCGAGAAGTTAAGGTTTATTGTAATACCCACAGCGCAGAGCTGACGCTGAATGGTAAAACCCTGGGTAAAAAGCAGCGTACCTATGGCCAGTACCCAGCGCATGGGCTGGTGTGGCAAGTGCCTTTCAATGAAGGCGAAAATCAATTGCAGGTTGCAGGGTTTAGTCGCGAAGGTGAGAGGCTTGCTGCCGATAGCTTGCAGGTTAAGTACCATATTGGCGTGCCGGGCAAGCTGGAACGGGTTGTTCTTACTGCACTGGATTTGGGCGAGGGCAATTGGCAAATAGACGCCGAAGCGCTGGATGAAAAGGGCAGGCGTGTAGTGACCTTCAGCGACCGCGCCTACTTTTCAGTTCTCAATGGCGACGCCACTTTGTGGGCAGATCAGGGCACTTATGATGGCGCGTCCATCATTGAAATGGCAAATGGTGTAGCCAGCATAAAAGTTCGTGCGGGCCGGTTGCCTTCAACTATTGAGTTGCGCACACAGGATGTGAAAGGTGTGTTCGTCCAATTGCCGCCGCAGGCCGCCCGGTAA